Below is a window of Diaminobutyricibacter sp. McL0608 DNA.
TGCGCTCGCCGCGCACGTCGGGGAATCCGCGCACCGACTCCTGACCGATTCGATCGACGCCGCCTTCCGTGACGGGACCGAGCAACTGGCGGCGATTCCCGGCGTCGAGCTGGTCGCCGGTGCCGGGCCGGCGGAAAGCCAGGAGCCCCGGCCGGTGGTGTACGCCGCCGGGCTGGAAGTCTTCGCCGACGCTCGATATCGAGAAGCCTTGACGGCCGAGGTGTTCGGTCCGGCCACGCTGCTGGTGCGCTATCCAGACTCCGTGGATGACCTCCCATCACACCTGGCTGCGCTGGAGGGCTCGCTGACTGCGACCATTCACGCCGAGCCGGAGGACGACATCGAAGAGCTCGTCGCGGTGCTCGGGGAACGCGCGGGACGCCTGCTCTTCGCGGGATGGCCGACAGGCGTGGCAGTCACCTGGTCGCAGCACCACGGCGGCCCGTGGCCCGCCACGACATCCCAGCACACCTCGGTCGGTGCGACGGCGACGCGACGGTTCCAGCGACCGATCGTCTACCAGGATGCACCGGAACGTGTGTTACCCGATGCTCTCCTCGACGCGAACCCGCTCGGGATACCGCGTCGCGTCGACGGAGCACTCGTCGTCCGCTAGTCCACCCGCTCCGAACCAGCAGAAACCGACCCATCCATGGGCACGGCATCGCCTCGCGTCCCGCGCCCGCGACGCGCGAACCGCATCCCGGTCGTGACGCGGCTCCAACGCATGGTCGCGCGGTCCCGCAGGTAGTTCTGCCGGAGCACCCAGGGTGCCCGGCCGGCCTGCTTCGGCAGCACACTCGCCGCCCTCCGGATGTATCCGGAGGTCAGGTCGAGAATCGGCCGGCGAACCCCGTTGTCCTCCGGTGCGAGGGGCACCGCCGCGTCGTACCCGGACCGGTCGAGATAGGCCAGGAGCCGGCACACGTACCGCGACGACAGGTCCGCACGAAGCGTCCACGACGCGTTCGTGTACCCGACGCACCAGGCCAGGTTCGGCACGCCGGCGAGCATCAGACCCTTGTAGACGACTCGCTCGGCCGGGTTCACCCGCACGCCGTCCACCTCGAGTTCGATGTTCCCGCAGGCGACCAGTCGCAATCCGGTCGCGGTGACGACGATGTCCGCGTCGAGGTGGCGACCCGAGGCGAGCTCGATTCCGGATGCGGTGAACCGGCTCACCTCATCGGTCACGATCGTCGCCCCGCCGGTCCGCAGCACCGCGAAAAGATCGCCGTCGGGAGCCACGCACAGGCGCTGGTCCCAGGGCTTGTACCGGGGCGTGAAATCGCGCTCGATCGACGCGCCGCCACCGACGCGTGCCCGTGCTCCGTTGATCAGCCACCAGGTCGCCGGCCGCGGGAACCGACGCGAGAACAGGTAGAAGCCCTGGCTCTGCGAGAGATGCATGAAGCGGGCGATGCCGTTCGCCGCGGCTGCGGGCAGGACGCGACGCAACGAATCCGCGAACCGGTCGGATGCGGGCAACGACACGATGTAGCTCGGCGAACGCTGCAACAGCGTGACCTTCGCGCCACCGGCAGCCAGCGCGGGAACCAGGCTGACCGCGGTCGCGCCGCTCCCGATGACGACGACCGACCGGTCGCGAAAGTCGAGCCCGGCAGGCCACTCCTGCGGGTGGATGACCGGGCCCGCGAACTCGTCGATCCCGGCGAAATCCGGGCGATAGCCGCCGTCGTAGCTGTAATAACCGGTGCAGAGATAGAGGAAGCGGCAGGTGAAGTGGAGTGTGTCGGGGCCGGAGCGGGCTGTGACCGACCAGAGGGCAGCATTCGACGACCACGATGCGCGCTCCACGTGAAGTCCGTAACGGATGCGCTCGTCGAGGCCGTAATCGCGGGCTGCCTCCTCGAGGTAGCCGAGGATCGTCGCGCCGTCGGCGATGACTTCGGGTCGCCGCCAGGGGCGGAACGGGAAGCCGAGGGTGAACATGTCCGAATCGCTGCGCACGCCGGGGTAGCGGTACAGGTCCCAGGTGCCGCCGAGGTGCTGCCTGGCTTCGAGCACGGCGAACGTCTTCTCGGGATGCTCGGTCTGCAGCCGATAGGCGGCCCCCACGCCCGACAGACCGGCCCCGACGATCAGTACGTCGAAATGCTCGACCATGGTGGCGCTCCTCGCCTCGATCATGCTCCGATCGGGCGAAAACAGCTAGGGCGGCTCCGTGCGCATCGGGGAGAATACGTTTATGGCACCGACCTTCGCGACCGTCGACGAATACATCGCATCGTTCCCGCCCGAAGTGCAGGAGATCCTGCAGCGGGTGAGGGAGGCCATCCGGTCGGCGGTCCCGGATGCGCAGGAGAAGATCCGCTACAACATTGCGGCCGTCATGATCGACCCGACGCACGCCATCCACTTCGCGGGGTGGAAGAACCATGTCGGTATTTACCCGGTGCCGCCCCTGGAGGGCGAACTCGAGGAGGCGATCGCGCCGTACCGTGCCGCGAAGGACTCGGCGAACTTCCCGTATGCGCGGCCGATCCCGTACGACCTGATAGCGCAGGTGTCCGCGGCGGTCGTCGCGCGCTACTCCTGAACGGAGCGGCGAAGCGCGCTGACCCTCGATAAGGTCGAAGGATGGACGGCACCACCGGATGGGGATGGCTCGCACTCGCGCTGGTGAATGCCGGTCTCGCGGAGCAGAAGAATCGGTCACGCTGGAACTGGTTCGTGATCTCGCTGCTGATCGGACCTCTCGCGACCGCGATGATCGTCATCTGGCCTCGCGTGGAGCCCGGCTCAGCCCCGACGCAGGTGAGCTCTGCGCTGCTGGTGGCGTGCTCGAGCGTTCTCGCTCTGGGCGCCATCGTCTCCGCCGCCTTCGCGATCTTCACGGGTGAGTGGATGCTCTGGATCGTCTGCGGCGCGACGGCACTCGGCACCGGCGCGTTCGCGGTCGCCGCCTCGCGAGCCCGATCGAATCCGCTTCCGCCCACTGCATGAGTCCATCCGTCGCACAGGGGCCGGCTTCGGCTAATGTCCGCGATTGGCACTAGCGGAACCTGACCCTTTTGCGGGCAGGAGGGTCCGAACGACTCGCGCGGACGCAATCAGGTGACGTAACGGGGCGCGCAGTGCCAAACTGGCGGTGCTGCGGTGCTGCGGCGCCCGATCCGAGAGGACATCATGGCGAAGAAGAGCAAGCTCGAGAAAGCGGCGGACGAGGCGTTCGCGAAGGCGAAGGCCGCGGTCGAGGATGCCCGCAAAGCCGCCAAGGACCTCGACAAGCAGGCGCGCAGGCGGGTCGAAGAA
It encodes the following:
- a CDS encoding iron chaperone, giving the protein MAPTFATVDEYIASFPPEVQEILQRVREAIRSAVPDAQEKIRYNIAAVMIDPTHAIHFAGWKNHVGIYPVPPLEGELEEAIAPYRAAKDSANFPYARPIPYDLIAQVSAAVVARYS
- a CDS encoding flavin-containing monooxygenase, encoding MVEHFDVLIVGAGLSGVGAAYRLQTEHPEKTFAVLEARQHLGGTWDLYRYPGVRSDSDMFTLGFPFRPWRRPEVIADGATILGYLEEAARDYGLDERIRYGLHVERASWSSNAALWSVTARSGPDTLHFTCRFLYLCTGYYSYDGGYRPDFAGIDEFAGPVIHPQEWPAGLDFRDRSVVVIGSGATAVSLVPALAAGGAKVTLLQRSPSYIVSLPASDRFADSLRRVLPAAAANGIARFMHLSQSQGFYLFSRRFPRPATWWLINGARARVGGGASIERDFTPRYKPWDQRLCVAPDGDLFAVLRTGGATIVTDEVSRFTASGIELASGRHLDADIVVTATGLRLVACGNIELEVDGVRVNPAERVVYKGLMLAGVPNLAWCVGYTNASWTLRADLSSRYVCRLLAYLDRSGYDAAVPLAPEDNGVRRPILDLTSGYIRRAASVLPKQAGRAPWVLRQNYLRDRATMRWSRVTTGMRFARRGRGTRGDAVPMDGSVSAGSERVD